Proteins from a genomic interval of Clostridium sp. 'deep sea':
- the buk gene encoding butyrate kinase has translation MLILTINPGSTSTKVALFDNSKELLREVLRYSNEQIEQYNCITDQLSFRIESIYEFIKQNNVDTSKIEAVVGRGGLLNPMPSGTYNINDLMKEHLKIGVQGEHASNLGGLMASSLAEQWQTKAYIVDPVAVDEMIDEARISGIPQLKRKCLSHALNIKAVSHRFANDVNAKLANINLVIAHLGGGISVVPLKQGKIIDVNNANDMGPFSPERAGTVPAGDLVKLCFSGEYNNAKEITKELNKKSGLIGYLGTNDLREVEKMIKNGNENANKVWHSMCYQIVKEIGRMLTVLHGEAKAIILTGGLAYSKQLTNEIAEYLNSFAIPIRIYPGEDELIALAEGAYRVLSGQEQAKEYTFK, from the coding sequence TTGTTAATATTAACTATTAATCCTGGTTCAACGTCTACAAAAGTTGCATTATTTGATAATTCAAAAGAACTTCTTAGAGAAGTATTACGATATAGCAATGAGCAAATAGAGCAATATAATTGCATAACTGATCAGCTAAGCTTTAGAATTGAATCTATTTATGAGTTTATTAAGCAAAATAATGTTGACACAAGTAAAATAGAGGCTGTAGTTGGTAGGGGTGGTTTGTTAAATCCTATGCCAAGTGGAACCTATAACATTAATGACTTAATGAAAGAACATTTGAAAATTGGGGTTCAAGGTGAACATGCCTCTAACTTAGGTGGCTTAATGGCAAGTAGTTTAGCAGAGCAGTGGCAAACAAAGGCCTATATTGTAGATCCTGTAGCTGTTGATGAAATGATAGATGAGGCACGTATCTCTGGAATCCCACAGTTAAAAAGAAAGTGTTTATCTCATGCCTTAAATATAAAAGCTGTAAGCCATAGATTCGCAAATGATGTGAACGCAAAGCTTGCAAACATTAACTTAGTAATTGCCCATTTAGGTGGAGGCATATCAGTTGTTCCTTTAAAACAAGGAAAAATAATAGATGTTAATAATGCTAATGATATGGGACCTTTTTCACCTGAAAGAGCTGGCACAGTTCCTGCTGGAGATTTAGTTAAACTCTGTTTTAGTGGAGAATATAATAATGCTAAAGAAATAACAAAAGAGTTAAACAAAAAGTCGGGCTTAATTGGTTACTTAGGTACAAATGATTTACGTGAAGTTGAAAAAATGATTAAAAATGGTAATGAGAACGCCAACAAAGTTTGGCACTCTATGTGTTATCAAATTGTAAAAGAAATTGGTAGAATGTTAACAGTTTTACATGGAGAAGCAAAAGCCATAATACTAACAGGTGGACTAGCTTATTCAAAGCAGTTAACAAATGAAATAGCAGAATACTTAAATAGTTTTGCTATACCAATACGGATATATCCGGGAGAAGATGAATTAATAGCCTTAGCTGAGGGCGCTTATAGAGTATTAAGCGGTCAAGAGCAAGCTAAAGAATATACTTTTAAATAA